A window of the bacterium genome harbors these coding sequences:
- the mfd gene encoding transcription-repair coupling factor, protein MPDSFKDFVDKLNQLQKASHEKKELKIAGFYGSSAAYFFSHTGRSLPPDFKRPIVFLFPQPEDAENFYEDLLTFYEKEKTFFFPDWEILPFEDLPVHADIVSGRISALSKILDNKTFFLVTSVPAIFSRTLSFDGLAGKINHIKENSKIKFDEFLKFLTAAGYERENLVEKRGQWSVRGGIVDFFPPGKELPVRIEFSGDLAESIREFDAVTQKTIRRISEIIVLPVSEFTEWQEPSDIFSYLPDDTLFYIADNKKIKEKLAEFDELVKEGKKNIFSGERIKYLSIEELEQKLEKFPKILFQPMAEKSDDIFCFDFIPLEPFLGKVDDLENKLLGWQNNQYRVEIFCENKGQKERLEELLGSNLICSGFINIRIGRITRGFKSESQRLVVFNEDEIWGRYRRKARYPEKKSMPFSTVFSDLEAGDFIVHNNHGIGIYGGLNRLNIDGRESDYAAITYDGGDKLYLPVDQIGLIKKYIGAGESTPRLSKLGGQNWEKTKRRVKEKIAALAIELLEIYTIRQGMEGFAFSADSEWQGEFEASFIYEETADQLTAIEEIKRDMEDKKPMDRLLCGDVGYGKTEVAMRAAFKAVMDEKQVAVLVPTTLLAEQHFNTFRERMADYPVRIEMLSRFRSVSEQKEIIEMLKKGDVNVIIGTHRLIQKDIGFKDLGLIIIDEEHRFGVRHKEQLKKIRKNVDVLAMTATPIPRTLHLSLSSARDISLINTPPEGRFPVKTYVEPYNEKIMAMAVRRELNRQGQVFFVHNCIEELLKISEKIKELCPSVKIGTAHGKMRESELEKVMEKYLNSEYDLLLSTTIIESGLDISNANTIIINNAQDFGLAQLYQLRGRVGRSHHQAYCYLFFEAGKKISGEAEKRLQAIFDFTELGSGFKIAMRDLDIRGAGNLLGAEQHGHISEVGFELYCDILKESVEELKGNKIEEEEITEVNLKIPAYFSEDYIPDEHQKLILYQRLALCRNEEECGSVKNELEDRFGPIPQEGGNLLSIIRLKILMRRIGIGYAGEKTDGLILKFGLRFQHNLKKISDIFANSKWKKDIEILSSGPLILKLKTDIPVGRERLNLMEGFFSLLEKYL, encoded by the coding sequence ATGCCAGATAGTTTTAAAGACTTTGTAGATAAGTTAAATCAACTGCAAAAAGCATCCCATGAGAAAAAAGAACTGAAAATTGCCGGCTTTTATGGAAGTTCAGCCGCGTATTTTTTTTCTCACACTGGCCGCAGCCTGCCTCCTGATTTTAAAAGGCCGATAGTTTTTTTATTCCCCCAGCCTGAAGATGCGGAAAATTTTTATGAAGACCTTCTTACGTTTTATGAAAAAGAAAAAACATTTTTCTTTCCCGACTGGGAAATCCTGCCTTTTGAAGATTTACCGGTGCACGCGGATATTGTGAGCGGCCGTATTTCCGCGCTTTCAAAAATATTGGACAATAAAACCTTTTTTTTAGTTACAAGCGTGCCCGCGATTTTTTCCAGGACACTCTCATTTGACGGTTTGGCCGGGAAAATCAATCATATCAAAGAAAATTCTAAAATAAAATTTGATGAATTTCTGAAATTTTTAACCGCGGCGGGTTACGAAAGAGAAAATCTTGTTGAAAAAAGGGGCCAGTGGAGCGTCAGGGGAGGAATTGTGGATTTTTTTCCTCCCGGGAAAGAACTTCCCGTTCGTATTGAGTTTTCAGGAGATCTGGCTGAAAGTATAAGGGAATTTGACGCTGTTACACAGAAGACAATAAGGCGTATTTCAGAAATTATTGTTTTACCGGTCAGCGAATTTACCGAATGGCAGGAACCTTCGGACATATTTTCTTATCTGCCTGATGATACTCTTTTTTACATAGCGGACAATAAAAAAATCAAAGAAAAACTTGCGGAGTTTGATGAATTAGTTAAAGAAGGCAAAAAAAATATTTTCAGCGGAGAAAGGATAAAGTATCTTTCTATAGAAGAATTGGAACAAAAATTAGAAAAATTTCCAAAAATCCTATTCCAGCCTATGGCAGAAAAAAGTGATGATATTTTCTGTTTTGATTTTATTCCGTTAGAGCCATTTTTGGGGAAGGTGGATGATTTAGAAAACAAACTGCTTGGGTGGCAGAATAATCAATATAGAGTGGAGATATTTTGCGAGAACAAAGGCCAGAAAGAAAGATTGGAGGAATTGCTCGGCAGTAATCTTATATGTTCCGGTTTTATAAATATTAGAATCGGAAGAATAACACGCGGGTTTAAATCGGAATCTCAAAGGCTTGTGGTTTTTAATGAGGATGAAATATGGGGCAGGTATCGCCGGAAGGCGAGATACCCGGAAAAAAAGTCAATGCCTTTTTCCACAGTTTTTTCGGACCTGGAAGCCGGTGATTTTATTGTTCATAATAATCACGGTATAGGAATTTACGGGGGATTAAACCGCTTGAATATCGACGGGCGCGAATCGGATTACGCGGCTATTACTTATGACGGCGGAGATAAACTTTATTTGCCGGTTGACCAGATCGGACTTATTAAGAAATATATCGGGGCAGGGGAAAGTACACCCAGATTGTCAAAATTAGGCGGGCAGAATTGGGAAAAGACAAAAAGGAGAGTGAAAGAAAAAATAGCCGCTCTGGCGATTGAACTCCTGGAAATTTACACTATAAGGCAGGGTATGGAAGGTTTTGCCTTCTCGGCTGATTCAGAATGGCAGGGAGAATTTGAGGCCTCGTTTATTTATGAAGAAACGGCGGACCAGTTAACGGCAATTGAAGAAATTAAACGCGATATGGAAGACAAAAAACCGATGGATCGTCTTCTTTGCGGAGACGTGGGCTATGGAAAGACAGAAGTGGCGATGCGCGCCGCTTTTAAAGCGGTAATGGATGAAAAACAGGTCGCGGTCTTAGTGCCGACTACTCTCCTCGCGGAACAGCATTTTAATACATTCAGGGAGCGGATGGCGGATTACCCGGTCCGAATCGAGATGTTGAGCAGGTTCCGCTCGGTGTCTGAACAGAAGGAAATTATTGAGATGCTGAAAAAAGGCGATGTGAATGTAATTATAGGGACACATCGTTTGATTCAAAAAGACATCGGATTTAAAGATTTAGGCCTTATTATTATTGATGAAGAACACAGGTTTGGAGTCCGGCATAAGGAACAGCTTAAAAAAATAAGAAAAAATGTGGATGTTCTCGCCATGACCGCGACCCCTATCCCAAGGACACTGCATCTTTCTCTTTCATCCGCGCGGGACATTAGTTTAATCAATACTCCTCCCGAGGGCAGGTTCCCGGTAAAAACTTATGTGGAACCATACAATGAAAAAATCATGGCCATGGCGGTCCGAAGGGAATTAAACCGCCAGGGACAGGTGTTTTTTGTCCACAATTGCATAGAAGAACTTTTGAAAATTTCGGAAAAAATAAAAGAGCTGTGCCCCTCTGTTAAAATAGGGACCGCCCATGGGAAAATGCGGGAAAGCGAGCTCGAAAAGGTAATGGAAAAATATTTAAACTCTGAATACGACCTTTTGCTGTCCACAACTATAATCGAATCAGGGCTGGATATTTCTAATGCCAATACAATTATTATAAACAACGCACAGGATTTCGGGCTGGCCCAGCTTTACCAGTTAAGGGGTCGTGTCGGGAGGTCGCACCACCAGGCATATTGTTATCTTTTTTTTGAGGCGGGCAAAAAGATTTCCGGGGAAGCGGAAAAAAGGCTTCAGGCGATTTTTGATTTTACCGAATTAGGTTCGGGTTTTAAAATCGCGATGAGGGACCTTGATATCCGGGGCGCTGGGAATCTTCTCGGTGCGGAGCAACACGGACATATTTCAGAGGTAGGATTTGAATTATACTGCGATATTTTAAAAGAGAGCGTTGAAGAATTGAAGGGAAATAAGATCGAGGAAGAAGAAATCACAGAGGTAAATTTAAAAATACCGGCGTATTTTTCTGAAGATTACATTCCTGACGAACATCAGAAGCTTATTTTGTATCAAAGATTGGCCCTCTGCCGGAATGAAGAAGAATGCGGCTCGGTTAAAAACGAACTGGAAGACCGTTTTGGGCCTATTCCGCAGGAGGGGGGGAACCTCCTTTCGATAATCCGGCTGAAAATATTAATGCGCAGGATTGGAATAGGTTATGCCGGAGAAAAAACAGACGGATTAATTTTAAAATTTGGGCTGCGTTTTCAGCATAATCTTAAGAAAATTTCAGATATTTTTGCAAATTCAAAGTGGAAAAAAGATATTGAAATTTTGTCTTCGGGGCCCCTTATTTTGAAATTAAAAACAGACATCCCGGTTGGCAGGGAAAGGTTAAACCTCATGGAAGGTTTTTTTAGTTTATTAGAAAAATATTTATAG